The DNA segment GAAAGGTATCGATGTAAAGTTTGTTCAAGCTTTGATTAGGGTGTGTAATTAACGTTTGATTGTATAAACCAAACATTGTATTATAGAAccatttaaaccatttttttaactttcagtttcttcaaatatttttttttcgttttctttattACTTTATTGTTACTTATCATCAAAGCAAAACTCTCTGTTTCAAACTATAAAACGTTATTCAGGATTATTTGATCTGATAAATTGTAATTAACTTTAAACTAACCTGTTTACTTAATCCCCTTTTCAAATGATTGTTTTAGAATAACACTATAATTTTTGAAGATAATAAAACCTTCAGTCGGAAAAAGCATTTTACTTAAAATATATGACAAAACCTTCTCCGTTCATATATAATTTGATAGATGTAGAAAGTTGATGTAATGAAAAGTCAAAAGTATGTAGTATCCCGCATTTGAACTATAAATTGATACAATTAGGGAACAGTCGTAACAGTTAtaatattaaataataaatttaagtATAAAGAAAATTGCAGGGTGAATAAGGTCCAATCGTAAAAATCCGGGTACTCCTTGATACTTGATTTATCGTATGTAGCGGAGTAGCCCGAAATCATAAACTTTTCACAATAAATGTCCTCGttaaattaaaccaatttCCAAACTGAACAGATTCTAAGGAGAAAAGGTTTGGGGTACACGTGATTGCTCTTTCGCTACACCGTTTACCAGCAATCGATGAAAAAATTATCGTAAACTATTTTTAATGGGTTTATTTAACTCCCTAACGATATTCGTAATGTGATCCGCTCTTGTTCTTCAATGTCTCGATAAAGAGCAGCCGAATGAGCTTGTCGATTGCCGGGAAAACAGCCTACACCACTTCTTGACGACGGTGTAATCGGGGCTTCGGCACCAGCCACCAAGGATCAAAGTGGACCGGGCGTCATAATCCTGATCAATAATTATTACTTACAACGACACAAACTGGCAAACGACAGCAGTCGAGTCTCACACTCAATTCGTCCACCACTTCTCACGCAGTGCCACCCGACATTCTGGACTACCCGACGAGCAAGGACATCGTGGCGCAGGAGGGAACCAACGTGAGCCTGAGCTGCGCGGCGACGGGTGTCCCGGAGCCCACAGTCACCTGGAGGCGTGAAGGGGAGAAATCAGTCACATCCGTGGAGGATTCCGGAAGTATGTATTATGCATTATGCCCCCCCTTTCCCTACACTGCGCCATCTGGTACACTAATCGAACCTTGCCATCGAATCCTTCGAATAGTAACGAGCCACGATGGGCCGATACTGCACATCGTCAACATTCAGCGGCACAACGCGGGCTCTTATCATTGTATCGCATCGAACGGCGTTCCCCCGACGGTCAGCAAGCGGATTATCGTGACCGTCAACTGTGCGTCGAAGGACCTGGCCCCGCCATCTTGCGCCCCATTCCTGCGATTAATACTTCGTTTCTCATTTAAATTTCCAGTCCCTCCGATTGTGCGACTCTCGACGCGTCAGTACTACGCCGAGCTGGGGGGCCGAGTCGTCCTCGGGTGTAACAGCGAGGCCCAGCCGAGCTCCATCAACTATTGGATGAAGGGAAGGGGAGAGATCATCTTGCAGGGCGGAACCTACGACAAGGTGCTGGAAGATCACGTCTTCAAGGTGGCGATGCAAATCGTTATCCGGCTCGAGAAACCGTCCGACTTCGGCGTGTACAAAtgtgtggccaaaaattcacTCGGCACCACCGAGGAGTCGGTGAAAGTCTACCGTAAAACCTGTCCGTCTCAAAGGGACGCTCCGTTCCCGCCTCTCAGATCGCTAACCGTGTCCTTCTCCCCTTCCTTTTCTAGCAGCAAAACCCAATCAGGCAGAAAATCAGATCATTCAACACTCAAACTATCTCGGGTCGGGGACGTTCATCAAGAACTACACGGAGAACAAGATCAACGAGATCTTGCTGGGTGCTTCGGCCAGCTCTTCCGGGATACCTACTGCTGGGACTCGGCTCGGAGTCTGCTTTGCAATAGCGCTGTCTGTTGCGGTGACTCGCCAGACGTTATGATGAGGAGCGAGCATGGATCAGCGAGCCCACAACAAACGTTATACGATTTAGGAACTATTTGCATGCATCCTGAGCTGTGTTATTACATTTGCGTAAACTGTAACTAACCCCCGTCGTATGAAGCGCTCTACTGTTGAGTGACCCAGAATAAACTAACAATTAGAATGTGTGTAGCGTTCACacgtgtaatttaatttgttataATTAAGCGCGACACATTTGGAATATATCCAACCGAAACTTTATTTTGAATGAAGTGAACTGGCTATCTATTTCATAAAGTTATTAAATTTACGCTAGAAATTGgaacgattatttattttcgataaACAATGTTGTCGAATCTACATATGATGGTTcaattcatttcaatatttagTAAGATTAAAAGTTCGTTTGGATCAGCATTTGCAGCCACAGTAAATAGACATTTGTATAACTCTCGAAAGTGTCTCAAAATGAAGGAGTAAAAACAACAATAGCAATTCAAcaatacttttttttaatgttgctCCCCATACGCGAgcctcggaacggaacctCCTCGGTCGGGCCTGAGCGGCAGGAAGGGgacaaaacccaaaaaaaaccgcacgaatcgAAACCGTTATTTGGaaggcaaatatttcaaattaaaaaaactcaATATGAAATaagttgaaatatttcaccacaGGTTGAATATTGACATGCAATATTTCATGGAAACCGTTTTAACCCTTGAATGCAGATGCATGATGAATTGAAACATGCagattgaaacattaattgGCTACAAACTGAAATCGCGAAACTTACGagcatatttttggaaaactattaaaaacatacaaaaaaaaaatattttcatgttttgatttattgatttttgtttttaatttagatGTGACGCGACTAAAATGAGAGTGATAAaatcacaacacaaacaaGAAAGCTAGACgaatagcaaaacaaatcaacttaaagttttgcactcaaggCTCACTCTGAGAACAAAAGAGATCCTGAGGCAACTCGATGAGGCCCTAGCCACGCTAAACAAGGACCTCATAGTAGTATAAAGCAGATCGTTTTACAGTAagcagcaacagagattaacatcCTCTCTgatgcaggccaagaccggACCAACCGAAAATAGAATCGATGAGTAAACAGGATCATGAGTAAACAGGACCTGCAAAACGAGAAGCCCCAGACATGAAACTGATAACgataatgaataaattaatcaatttgcATCCGCAAATAAGCTGGTGATTGGCAGTACCACATTCAAATCACTACCTGATTGGCGCAGTGATTTGATGTAGAAAAACTTGCCCAGCTGCAATGTGTGGGAATAATAGGTAGACTCGTTTCA comes from the Anopheles bellator unplaced genomic scaffold, idAnoBellAS_SP24_06.2 scaffold00387_ctg1, whole genome shotgun sequence genome and includes:
- the LOC131214259 gene encoding protein CEPU-1-like produces the protein PPDILDYPTSKDIVAQEGTNVSLSCAATGVPEPTVTWRREGEKSVTSVEDSGITSHDGPILHIVNIQRHNAGSYHCIASNGVPPTVSKRIIVTVNFPPIVRLSTRQYYAELGGRVVLGCNSEAQPSSINYWMKGRGEIILQGGTYDKVLEDHVFKVAMQIVIRLEKPSDFGVYKCVAKNSLGTTEESVKVYRKTSKPNQAENQIIQHSNYLGSGTFIKNYTENKINEILLGASASSSGIPTAGTRLGVCFAIALSVAHASPSPAGQTIEWSVNGETVIVSPQASREE